The Deltaproteobacteria bacterium genome has a segment encoding these proteins:
- the crcB gene encoding fluoride efflux transporter CrcB, producing the protein MQLFLNTLFVGFGGFFGAILRYLASAWIGQRWGRAFPLGTFFVNVAGCFLIGLLMTLFAERVMASPQLRFFLTVGFLGAFTTFSTFEYETGALLFDGEFILASLNVFLSLIIGFGALKLGESLARKL; encoded by the coding sequence ATGCAACTGTTCCTGAACACCTTATTCGTCGGTTTCGGCGGCTTTTTCGGTGCCATCCTCCGCTATCTCGCGAGCGCCTGGATCGGTCAGCGCTGGGGCAGAGCCTTCCCCCTCGGAACCTTCTTCGTTAATGTGGCCGGCTGCTTCCTCATCGGCCTGCTCATGACCCTGTTCGCGGAGAGGGTCATGGCCAGTCCGCAACTCCGGTTCTTCCTGACCGTCGGATTCTTAGGCGCTTTTACGACCTTCTCTACATTCGAATACGAAACGGGGGCGCTTCTCTTCGACGGAGAGTTTATACTGGCCTCGCTGAATGTCTTCCTGAGCCTGATCATCGGCTTCGGCGCCCTCAAGTTAGGCGAATCACTGGCACGGAAACTTTAA
- a CDS encoding deoxyguanosinetriphosphate triphosphohydrolase, whose amino-acid sequence MHSYRKERPDLAPYAARSERSRGRRYQESFKDNRTAFQRDRDRIIHCAAFRRLEYKTQVFVNHEGDYYRTRLTHSLEVAQIARGTARALGLNEELAEAIALSHDLGHTPFGHSGEHVLNDLMKEHGGFEHNRQSLRIVEELEERYPDFSGLNLTYETREGIIKHSTYHDNPSITEMQDYHPGVVPTLEAQIINLADEIAYNNHDIDDGLTSGMLDRKELRDAVPLVERVFTKIERQWPQIDETRKKYQAISHLIGFLINDLVEHSTALLKEHDIRSLEDMREKNVMIISFSPETHRENTELKRFLYHNLYTHYRVERMRIKGKMVLTSLFETYMENPTLLPKKYYRMMEKAGKQRIIADYIAGMTDRYALDEYKKLFEPFERT is encoded by the coding sequence ATGCACTCCTACCGGAAAGAACGGCCTGATCTCGCTCCCTATGCGGCAAGAAGTGAGCGGTCCCGGGGACGACGTTATCAGGAATCGTTCAAGGACAACCGGACCGCCTTTCAGCGCGACCGGGACCGGATCATCCACTGCGCTGCCTTCCGTCGTCTTGAATACAAAACGCAGGTATTCGTCAACCATGAAGGGGACTACTACCGAACCCGGCTGACCCATTCCCTTGAGGTGGCCCAGATCGCACGGGGCACGGCCCGCGCCCTCGGGCTGAATGAAGAACTGGCCGAGGCAATTGCCCTCTCGCACGACCTTGGGCACACCCCCTTCGGCCATTCGGGCGAGCATGTCCTGAACGACTTGATGAAAGAGCACGGCGGGTTCGAACACAACCGGCAGAGCCTCCGGATTGTGGAAGAGCTGGAGGAGCGATACCCGGACTTTTCCGGTCTGAACCTTACCTACGAGACGCGGGAAGGAATCATCAAGCACTCCACCTATCACGACAACCCCTCCATTACGGAGATGCAGGATTATCATCCCGGCGTGGTCCCGACGCTTGAAGCCCAGATCATCAACCTCGCGGACGAGATCGCCTACAACAATCACGATATCGATGACGGACTGACCTCGGGTATGCTGGACCGGAAGGAACTCCGGGACGCCGTCCCCCTCGTCGAACGTGTTTTCACAAAGATCGAGAGGCAATGGCCGCAAATCGACGAAACCCGAAAAAAATATCAGGCCATCAGCCATCTCATCGGATTTCTCATCAATGATCTGGTGGAGCATTCAACGGCCCTTCTGAAGGAACACGACATCCGCTCCCTGGAAGATATGCGGGAGAAGAACGTGATGATTATCTCCTTCAGCCCGGAAACCCACAGAGAGAACACGGAATTGAAACGGTTCCTCTATCACAACCTCTATACGCACTATCGTGTCGAGCGGATGCGAATCAAAGGAAAAATGGTCCTCACCTCCCTGTTTGAGACTTACATGGAGAATCCCACCCTTCTGCCGAAAAAATACTACCGCATGATGGAGAAGGCGGGAAAACAACGGATCATCGCCGATTACATCGCAGGAATGACCGACCGCTACGCCCTGGACGAATACAAGAAGCTCTTTGAACCTTTTGAACGGACGTAA
- a CDS encoding cyclic nucleotide-binding domain-containing protein, with translation MPMVAAGNDLCKRLQKNFRFFSTLREEEVEDFMEFCDYRKKPAGTMIWREGDEDNSAAFIVSGRLGIKKKTEFEGKHVIVGTYGQGSVVGELCLLTDNARSVSAEIIEPAEIVILSNRNFEKLLSKHPMLGLKLLKHIFLTTSARLRRTYDRIASIF, from the coding sequence ATGCCAATGGTTGCCGCGGGAAACGACCTGTGTAAAAGATTGCAGAAAAACTTCAGGTTTTTCAGTACTCTCCGGGAGGAAGAGGTGGAAGATTTTATGGAGTTTTGTGATTACCGGAAAAAACCTGCGGGAACAATGATCTGGCGGGAGGGAGATGAAGACAACTCGGCGGCATTCATCGTATCCGGACGGTTGGGAATCAAGAAGAAGACCGAATTCGAGGGAAAGCACGTCATCGTCGGGACCTATGGACAGGGTTCCGTCGTGGGGGAACTCTGTCTGTTAACCGATAACGCCCGATCCGTCAGTGCGGAAATTATCGAACCGGCGGAGATCGTGATTCTCTCCAACCGGAATTTTGAGAAACTCCTTTCCAAACACCCCATGCTGGGACTGAAGCTTCTCAAACACATTTTTCTCACCACCAGCGCCAGACTTCGGCGAACCTACGATCGGATCGCTTCAATCTTCTGA
- a CDS encoding 4Fe-4S dicluster domain-containing protein, translating to MSFIITTECVGCGACQATCPVDAIEEGEVFRVLDACIECGACLGVCAVGAIIVTEEEKDAPRL from the coding sequence ATGTCTTTTATCATCACCACGGAATGCGTCGGTTGCGGTGCCTGTCAGGCCACCTGTCCCGTTGATGCCATCGAGGAGGGGGAGGTCTTCCGGGTCCTTGATGCCTGCATCGAATGTGGCGCCTGTCTTGGTGTCTGCGCCGTGGGGGCGATCATCGTAACGGAGGAAGAAAAAGATGCTCCGCGTCTATAA
- a CDS encoding DUF190 domain-containing protein: MVKKGPAKKLTIYVDESDSHGNKPVHEAVVDILHRKKVAGVSVFRGSAGFGSKGVYHSSKMLTLSGDMPVKIEVVDSEEMINRVLPDIYQIVEKGLVEISDTEVIKCCKNAQESNEEVKKRMKLQGKAKMLRVIIREDHKWEGEPLYEAIVKRFIMMDIAGATVYKAFAGYGPHKRYHKIRFLSRGKEMPVLITIIDTEETIRKVLPVLDDMVSEGIVVLSDVDVIKYTHGAGDPEMI; this comes from the coding sequence ATGGTTAAAAAAGGTCCGGCAAAGAAACTGACCATCTACGTGGATGAATCGGACAGTCATGGCAACAAACCGGTCCACGAAGCGGTGGTCGACATTCTTCACCGAAAGAAGGTAGCCGGCGTGAGCGTCTTCCGTGGATCGGCAGGCTTCGGAAGCAAGGGGGTCTATCATTCGTCCAAGATGCTCACCCTTTCCGGGGATATGCCGGTCAAGATCGAGGTCGTCGATTCGGAGGAGATGATCAACCGGGTTCTCCCGGACATCTACCAGATCGTTGAAAAAGGTCTCGTCGAAATCAGCGACACGGAAGTAATCAAGTGCTGCAAAAACGCCCAGGAAAGCAACGAGGAGGTAAAAAAACGAATGAAACTTCAAGGCAAGGCGAAGATGCTTCGTGTCATCATCCGGGAGGACCATAAATGGGAGGGGGAACCCCTCTACGAAGCGATCGTGAAACGGTTCATCATGATGGACATCGCCGGCGCCACCGTCTACAAGGCATTCGCAGGCTACGGCCCGCACAAACGCTACCACAAGATCCGGTTTCTCTCCCGCGGGAAGGAGATGCCTGTTCTGATCACCATCATCGATACCGAGGAAACCATCCGGAAGGTCCTTCCCGTCCTGGATGACATGGTCTCCGAAGGAATTGTCGTCCTATCCGACGTGGACGTCATTAAATACACCCACGGTGCGGGCGATCCCGAAATGATTTGA